One Mya arenaria isolate MELC-2E11 chromosome 7, ASM2691426v1 genomic window carries:
- the LOC128241637 gene encoding uncharacterized protein LOC128241637: MMSVYNKKFIQTFLLALLIATVAGRAFEPNTSGEGNIYNDAVVIKAEESLRQLSGPTIHHFARHNVCNHRFGKVRFFKALADYFQNISDNMKIAFVLDICKRRDQMLTKWVQEIFDKDGDGYISHFEMEIYR; encoded by the exons ATGATGTCCGTTTACAATAAGAAGTTTATTCAAACGTTCCTGTTGGCGTTGTTGATTGCCACAGTGGCGGGACGAGCATTTGAACCAAATACCTCAGGGgaaggaaatatatataatgacgCTGTTGTCATTAAGGCTGAGGAAAGTTTGCGGCAATTAAGTGGACC aaCAATTCACCATTTCGCAAGACACAATGTATGTAATCATCGGTTCGGCAAAGTCAGATTCTTCAAGGCACTGGCAGATTATTTCCAGAACATATCTG aTAATATGAAAATTGCCTTTGTACTTGACATTTGTAAACGAAGAGATCAGATGCTGACAAAGTGGGTTCAGGAAATATTTGACAAAGATG GTGACGGATACATCAGCCATTTTGAAATGGAGATATATCGATGA